DNA sequence from the Rhizobium lusitanum genome:
CTCGCCGAAGAGATCGATCCGCGCGGCCTTGGCGGCGCCATGGGCCTCTATATTGCTGGTAATGCCTTCGGCGGCATGGCTGGCCGCGTGGTCACGGGTACGATCGCCGAACTCTTCACCTGGCGTCCGGCGCTTGCCGCAGTCGGCGTGCTTGGGCTGATCGCAGCCACCGGTTTCCTGTTCCTGCTGCCGCCGTCGCGCAATTTCACGCCGCGTAGGGGTTTCGACGCCGCTTTCCATATCCGGGCCTGGGCCGGGCACTTCCGCAATCCGGCGCTGCCGTTGCTCTTTGCCATCGGCTTTCTGATCATGGGTTCCTTCGTCACGGTCTATAATTATGCCGGTTTCCGGCTGGTCGCCGATCCCTATGATCTCAACCAGACCGAACTCGGCCTGATCTTCACTGCCTACCTCTTCGGCATCGTTGCCTCCTGGGCGGCGGGTATCCTCGGCGATCGCATCGGCCATTTCGTCGTTCTGCCCGCCGGCGTACTGGTGACTGCGCTTGGCGCTGCCGTCACGCTCGCCACGCCGCTGCCGCTGGTCATTCTCGGCATTATCCTGGTGACCATCGGCTTCTTCGTCACCCATTCCGTGGCCAGTGCGCTGGTCGGCCGGCTTGCAAGTGGGGCCAAAGGACATGCATCGTCGCTCTATCTGCTGGCCTACTATCTTGGCTCCAGCATTGCCGGGTCGGTCGGCGGGTATTTTTGGCTCGCCGATGGCTGGTCGGCCGTGGTTGCGTTCATCCTCGCCATGCTGGCCGCATGCCTTGTCAGCGCCTTTGCGGTGGCAAGACTGGCTCGCCGCT
Encoded proteins:
- a CDS encoding MFS transporter produces the protein MSRAVQTEDLVISEVPSRPELKLVDTELHSEARQFLTRGTPAFRRATIALFLSGFATFSLLYCVQPLMPIFAEDFGVTPAASSLSLSLSTGFLAFAIFCAAAVSESLGRRSLMFISLLGAALCTIACAVAPNWQTLLVFRALEGFLLGGVPAVAMTYLAEEIDPRGLGGAMGLYIAGNAFGGMAGRVVTGTIAELFTWRPALAAVGVLGLIAATGFLFLLPPSRNFTPRRGFDAAFHIRAWAGHFRNPALPLLFAIGFLIMGSFVTVYNYAGFRLVADPYDLNQTELGLIFTAYLFGIVASWAAGILGDRIGHFVVLPAGVLVTALGAAVTLATPLPLVILGIILVTIGFFVTHSVASALVGRLASGAKGHASSLYLLAYYLGSSIAGSVGGYFWLADGWSAVVAFILAMLAACLVSAFAVARLARR